tgttttttttttttttttatcaattataataattcatttgtttttatttattgatttatttacagtgaaataaagttaatttgattgttgattaaaattatattatttacagaAACAATCATGCAGTCCATCACTGATCCTGTCACAAAAGCTGTAGttgataatattatgggaaattTGCCGACCAAAAAACCATTAGTTAGGTGTCATGATTGTGATTTGTGTTTCACCAGCGAAACTGTCCTAGATGCTCATTTACAAGGAGCACGGCATGCAAAacaggtatttttttattgagtgTGATTTCCTGGTAATTAACTAAAGATTTATGAGATTGctggttaattttattttacttgttttatttttatagatgttaaaaaatatattttgatacaTAAGTATTGGCCTACAGCTACACtttttactcattttattGAGGGCTAAATTAAACTATAGTATCACCAACACATCACAcgttttagttttatttgtaTATGCAATTTAGAGAATAAACATTAgactgataaattaataatgcgCTTTAAATCTTTTAGATACGTTCAAAAGTAATTATGGAAAATTTAGGAGGAACGAAAATAGCATTCTCCAAAGACCAAGAAGCCAGCGGATTAAAGTGTAATGTATGTAATGTTAGTCTCAATTCAATCCAACAGCTTCAAACTCACTTGaatggtaattttatttttatttaaataagattaaatatttatcattaatttgaatcaattgaaatatatttcaatcaTTAATAACAATATCAAGATGCATacaatattaatgaaaattaaattagccgatatctaaaaatttttataattatttttattgaacaaattgttacaaaaaaataagaaaaaaaatttcatttgtaaaaaaacttgaaaaactttgaatgcaattttgaaaaaatattttttttgttccaatatagtaattaaaaaaattaataatttcggctaactttagtattatacaataatgaaaataaagttagccgaaatctaaaaatttttataattatttttattgaaaaaattgttacaaaaatataagaaaaaaaaatttcatttgtaaaaaattttaaaaactttgagtgcaatttaaaaaaaatattttttttttttccaatgaagtaattaaaaaaattaaaaacttcggcaaactttagtattatacaataatgaaaattaagttagccgacatctaaaaatttttattgaaaaaattgttacaaaaataagagaaaaaaaatttcatttgtaaaaaacttgaaaaaatttgagtacaatttttaaaaaatattttttttttttccaatatagtaaatgaaaaaaaaaataaaaaaattagaaacgtCGACTAACTATAGTATtatacaatattaataaaaattgattgtttgATATTTCAGGAAAcagacacaaaaaaaaagccgAGAAAGGtaataatttagatgaaaccCAAAATTTATCTTTGAGTAAACGTGAAATAAAACGTTTTACTAAATTGAATAAGTGGTCCAATAGAAATGCCTTAGTGATAGTTTGCTGCTCACAACTTTTTGCTTTTGCATGTTTAATATTCACATTACTTTTCGTCTGTCATTTTATAATCTACTGAGTTAAttcattattgtttttttttttaaattatatttttcatatgtattgttaataactaattaatttttgtatttttctatttattttcttttttgttattaatttattcgtGTTATGTCAtttggaaatttcaaattctgctaaaccaattttctatttatttgaataaaaaagctttatttatatttttattgtaattgcttactttttttttatttttttttctgctatGGAAAATTCTTTAAACCTGAAAGCATCGTCAGAATTTTTTACGCAAcacaaatataataaaattctggataaatattttgtgttgcgaaaaaaaaaaatctttcgaTTAATGAGTATTCTTTTTGGGGCATGAATGTAGCTCAagctaatttattatcacaaaTGGCATCTATTGCAGTTGTGATAGATAGATAGTGTTGATTGCACATTGATGCATAGGTGGATGGACCGGAACCGACACCGCCAAGCCCGTGCAGCAGCCAACAAAATCTCCAGGAACTCAAGCTGATTCTACAACAGCGGCTGCTCCTAAAAAGAAAGGGGAAATACTGACTTGTGAACAGTGCAATAAATTCTTTAACTCTAAACAACAATATGATGTGGTATGGCTAACTACTATTATCACTAAATgaagataatgataatgattatgataatttatctaaaatttataaatttatttttttaatttaaattttattctactCAATAGCATATTACGTCAAAGAAACACTTGCACAAAGTGTACAAGCCTATTTTGAAGACGGCTAATAAGAAGAAACGTTACATGCCGTACGGAAATAAGCAGCAGTATCAACAACCACATCACCATCACCAACAGAATCACCAACA
This is a stretch of genomic DNA from Cotesia glomerata isolate CgM1 unplaced genomic scaffold, MPM_Cglom_v2.3 scaffold_106, whole genome shotgun sequence. It encodes these proteins:
- the LOC123273549 gene encoding zinc finger protein 346-like; amino-acid sequence: MQSITDPVTKAVVDNIMGNLPTKKPLVRCHDCDLCFTSETVLDAHLQGARHAKQIRSKVIMENLGGTKIAFSKDQEASGLKCNVCNVSLNSIQQLQTHLNGNRHKKKAEKGGWTGTDTAKPVQQPTKSPGTQADSTTAAAPKKKGEILTCEQCNKFFNSKQQYDVHITSKKHLHKVYKPILKTANKKKRYMPYGNKQQYQQPHHHHQQNHQQNHKQQHHHHQQHHQYHPQRNMQPYDTSSYVIPSLANNFISGGYTSNY